Below is a window of Leifsonia sp. NPDC080035 DNA.
ACGGGATGGCCACCCTCGCCATCACGCGGAACATGGCACCGAGCGTGAAGATGTTGAGCAGCAGCGACACCAGGAGGGCGGAGAACCGGGTGATGACGCCCGCCCAGAACGAGTCGGGGCTCAGGCCGACGAGGGTGAGCAGGAAGGTCAGCGCCTGGGTGCTCGCGATCGTGAGCAGGGCGGAGAACACGAGCACGACCCCGAAGGCCAGCGAGAGGAAGAGGTCGCGGATCTTCTGCAGCACATAGTTCGTGGTGTCCCGGCTGAGGCCGAAGACCGCGCGGACGGCCTGGCGTGTGTAGTACAGCCAGCCGATCGCGGTCCAGAGCAGGCCGATCGCCGCGATGATGCCGTACCAGCCGAAGCCGGTCGCCTGCTCCAGCTGCTCCTCGTTGATGACGCCGGGCGTCGAGCCGGTCTGGATGAGGCCGGGGACGGACTTGTTGATGAGGGTGACCAGCGCATCGAAGATGTCGGGGTTGCCGCTCAGCCAGATGCTCGCGGCGGAGAAGCCCAGCCAGATCGCCGCGAAGATCGCGAACAGCGACTGGAAGCCCATCCCGGCCGCCCGCAGGTTTCCGTCGGAATGCGAGTAGTTGATGTACACGCGGTACGGCCGCAGGCTCTGCACCCACTTGGCCAGTCGCGAGGCGCGGGCCACCGGCTTCTCGAGGCGCTCGCGCAGCGGCTCGGCGGCGTCGAGGAAGCGCTCCTTCAGCGTCTCCTCCGTCTCGGGCTGCACCGTCCCCTCGGCGCGCTGGAGCGCCTCGTCCGGCTCAGCCGGCTTCCGAGTGTTCCTCGCCACCCCGCAAGGATAGCGAGCGGGATGCCTGCGCAAGAGAGGTTAAGCGGGCCGCGCGCCGCGGAGGGCGGCGCGCGGCCGGGTGGATCAGTACGAGTACGACGAGTAGCCGGCGGAGGCGGCCACGGCACTGAACACGATCGCGAGGATCACCATGAGGATGATGAACGCGATGTAGATGTAGCCGACGATGAGGCCGGCGAGCGCGAGGCCGCGGCCGGACTCGCCGGAGCGCTTGATCTGGCTGAGGGCGATGTGGCCGCAGATCACGCCGGCGAGCGGGAACACGAAGGCTCCAACCAGCGCGATGATGGCGAGCACGTTCGTGCCCGACTTCTGGGCGGGGTACGGGGTGTAGCCGGCCGGCGGCGCGGGCGGGTACGAGGCGGGCGTCTGGTCGGACATGGTGAGGTGTTCTCCGATCGGGAAACGGGTCGGGTTCAGTTCTGCGGCACGCTGCCCGCCAGCACACCCGCGGGATGAAGGGTGGCGGCGATGGCGTTCGCGGTCTCCTGGAACGCGGTGTCGGTCTTGGCGGCGCCGATGGCGCCGCCCTTGAGTGCGCCTGAGGCCATGTTGCGGTTCAGGCGGGCGACCAGGCGGCCCTCCGTGTCGACCATGAAGTCGACGAGGAAGGACACCTGGAAGTTCTTGCCGGCGAAGGCGCCGAGCCAGAAGGTGGAGGCGGCGCTGCCGCGCTTCGCCAGCAGCCCGCCGGTCGGGGTGGCCGTGACGGTGAAGCCCTGCGCCTGCAGCGCTGAGGCGACGAGGTGCCGCCCTGCGTCGTGGTCGCCGAGGATGAAGAAGTCGTGGGCGGAGGGCATGGCG
It encodes the following:
- a CDS encoding YihY/virulence factor BrkB family protein; the protein is MARNTRKPAEPDEALQRAEGTVQPETEETLKERFLDAAEPLRERLEKPVARASRLAKWVQSLRPYRVYINYSHSDGNLRAAGMGFQSLFAIFAAIWLGFSAASIWLSGNPDIFDALVTLINKSVPGLIQTGSTPGVINEEQLEQATGFGWYGIIAAIGLLWTAIGWLYYTRQAVRAVFGLSRDTTNYVLQKIRDLFLSLAFGVVLVFSALLTIASTQALTFLLTLVGLSPDSFWAGVITRFSALLVSLLLNIFTLGAMFRVMARVAIPWRNLFFGVLLGAAVLAGLSALGGLLLGSATKNPLLASFAVFVGLLLWFNLVSRVILLSASWIAVGMFDRGLSPRMITPEQAAAERAAAEYKARVLVARAELDDAKNELRRARLLGRFPAQRRVEKAEHRLNDLLDEGSVGRPR
- a CDS encoding DUF4190 domain-containing protein; this encodes MSDQTPASYPPAPPAGYTPYPAQKSGTNVLAIIALVGAFVFPLAGVICGHIALSQIKRSGESGRGLALAGLIVGYIYIAFIILMVILAIVFSAVAASAGYSSYSY